In Leucoraja erinacea ecotype New England chromosome 15, Leri_hhj_1, whole genome shotgun sequence, the following proteins share a genomic window:
- the LOC129704355 gene encoding zinc finger protein 239-like — protein sequence PCLKASAPFPAEGCPSGSSSNLEPRKDSDSTEKPYQCRDCGKGFNCPSQLETHRRIHTGEKPFICPVCEKGFAQLCNLLTHRRLHTGERPFTCSDCGRGFTQSSNLLRHRRTHTDMRPFRCPDCDKSFKTTRDLMTHLGTHTGERPFTCSVCAKGFTRPSHLLRHQQVHLRLLGFHSRNMVP from the coding sequence CCCTGTTTGAAAGCCTCTGCACCGTTCCCAGCGGAGGGGTGCCCCTCGGGGTCATCGTCCAACCTGGAGCCGCGCAAGGACTCTGACTCCACCGAGAAGCCGTACCAATGCAGGGACTGCGGGAAGGGATTCAACTGCCCGTCCCAGCTGGAAACGCACCGACGCATTCACACTGGGGAGAAGCCCTTCATCTGCCCCGTGTGCGAGAAGGGCTTCGCTCAGCTGTGCAACCTGCTGACCCACCGGCGGcttcacaccggggagaggccgttcacctgctccgaTTGTGGAAGGGGCTTCACGCAGTCGTCCAACCTGCTGAGACACCGGCGCACTCATACGGACATGAGGCCCTTTCGATGCCCAGACTGTGACAAGAGCTTCAAGACCACCAGGGACCTGATGACGCACCTGGGCAcacacaccggggagaggccgttcacctgctctgtGTGTGCCAAGGGATTCACTCGGCCCTCTCACTTGCTGAGGCACCAGCAGGTTCACCTGCGATTGCTGGGATTTCATTCGCGgaacatggttccctga